tccagaaaaacgcatttcaaaaaagttataaattgatttgcatgttaatgagggaaataagtatttgatcccctatcaatcagcaagatttctggctcccaggtgtcttttatacaggtaacgagctgagattaggagcactctcttaaagggagtgctcctaatctcagctcgttacctgtataaaagacacctgtccacagaagcaatccatcaatcagattccaaactctccaccatggccaagaccaaagagctgtccaaggatgtcagggacaagaaaacaattggtaacacactacgctgtgaaggactgaaatcctgcagcgcccgcaaggtccccctgctcaagaaagcacatgtacaggcccgtctgaagtttgccaatgaacatctgaatgattcagaggagaactgggtgaaagtgttgtggtcagatgagaccaaaatcaagctctttggcatcaactcaactcgccgtgtttggaggaggaggaatgaccccaagaacaccatccccaccgtcaaacatggaggtggaaacattatgctttgggggtgtttttctgctaaggggacaggacaactgcaccgcatcaaagggacgatggacggggccatgtaccgtcaaatcttgggtgagaacctccttccctcagccagggcattgaaaatgggtcgtggatgggtattccagcatgacaatgacccaaaacacacagccaaggcaacaaaggagtggctcaagcggaagcacattaaggtcctggtgtggcctagccagtctccagaccttaatcccatagaaaatctgtggagggagctgaaggtttgagttgccaaacgtcagcctcgaaaccttaatgacttggagaggatctgcaaagaggagtgggacaaaatccctcctgagatgtgtgcaaacctgatggccaactacaagaaacatctgacctctgtgattgccaacaagggttttgccaccaagtactaagtcgaaggggtcaaatacttatttccctcattaacatgcaaatcaatgtataacttttttgaaatgcatttttctggatttttttgttgttattctgtctctcactgttaaaatacacctaccattaaaattatagactgatcatttctttgtcagtgggcaaacgtacaaaatcagcaggggatcaaatacttttttccctcactgtacactatAGCGACATGAAAACTTTGTTTTCTCTGTTGTGatggaaaattattttattactgttTTGTAGCAATGACTGTGCGGTTCATCACAAAGAGATTCATTGGAGAATATGATCCAACTCTCGGTAGGTACTTgaggaaatatatttttaaaaattatcaTCTAATTTGCAATTCAGAGCACCTTAACATTTCCaacttttaatttagttttactcAACTATCTCATTGGAATTCTTTGGTACTCACTGACATGGGAATGAGTGAGTGAGCATTTCACTGATGTTTCTTCATAGTGAAGAACATTATTTAGTTCTCAAGACATTTGCATATCTATAATTTTATTTCTATGAAGTATCCCTCCAGAATGTACAAAACTTTAAAACTACATTTTGTCTACTTACTACTACCTACTCAAATGGCAGGCTGTAGATGGTGGGGTGAGGGGAGGAGAAGAAATGTATCCCTCTTTGTCCAGTTGGCCAGGATGTGGATGCTCAAgccaaaaagaaacaaaggctTATGTCGAAGCAGACAATCACTATTTTGAGTTTTCtgttatctttttgtttttgttttattaacataTTGGTCATTCATATGCAGAAACCATCTACAGGCATGAAGCAACTGTAAGTGGAGATGTTGTACACTTTGAAATCTTGGATACAGCAGGTCAGGTGAGTACTCACTGCTCACTGCTTTTTTCCTTCAAAATTAGTTTTTCCATTTGATCTACATTAGGATTTCCAGCATTTCAATATTATGGAAGGGTGTGAATTTATAAGGTACTGCTGAGTTGGGGTCCATTCTGAACTGAAATTAAGAGGTCAATTCCAACTCACAAGTGTGATCAAATGTGGAATTGAATTGGACATTAACTGgaagtgactttttttttaggAATTGTCCATTCCAGTTCAGTTCTGCTATGTAATACTTTTGAAAATCTAAAGAAGAATATTCTCAGTGTTGgcacatccatccatccattttcaaaaccgcttatcctggtgaaggtcgcggggaagccggagccgatcccggcaggcatagggcgcaaggcaggaatacacccagtaCAGGACGCCAATCCATCGctgtgcaacacacacacaaacagggcAATTTAACTagaccaattaacctaacccacatgtctttggacggtgggaggaaaaccggaggaaaaaagaaaccagagaaaacccacatggccacggggagaacatgcaaactccacacagacaggtacCCCAAGCTGGGACTCAAACCCAGGCCCCTGGAGCTATGAGGCAGCAGCTAACCACCGTGCCACCATGCTGCCCCAGTGTTGGCGCACATGAATGTAATTCACAGTGACAACAATAGGTAAATTATAATGtgaattttaactgttgttCACAATTATATCAGAATGTAATGGTATGTTTTAAACATAAGTTTTGTGTTGAACTTCACAAGTTTTGTAAATAAAGCACCCAGACACCGCTCCAATGCTGCCTACGAAACCAGTGACAACAATCGCCCTTTCAGCTCAGATTGATCTCACTAATGCTATGCTATTATTACAAGCTGGCATTGACAatactgacagagagagaataTGGACACCAACATATGAGGTTGTTCCATGCCAGAACTTAaagtaaatacagaaataaatgccgttctgtttgtttatttattgtaatacatatttatttcaaaatgtatttatttataatgcaaTATCCATAGACCAGGATTCTTCAAATATTTGTCAGATGCAGAGTTTAAATTAAGATTAAAAACTGAGCCTTACAAGTTTTTAATTTGCTCATGCATTTACCAGTACTATTTTAccaatcaccaaaacaggtaacACAATTCACAATACTAACACAATTCACTCATTTGTAAATAATCTGAAGATTTCATTGTTTAACATACATGTACAATCCCAAATGAAGTACAAATATATCTTAGTACAACTGCATGTCTGAGACCTGTCAAATTTGAGTGATTTGTCCCCAAAATGCCATGTTCTCTACAGTTGCTAACAGTCTAAATTTACGTAAACTAATCCAAGCATGGCAATTCAGTCATCACTTCTTAATTAACCTGTTTTGACAATCTATGAGAGGCCTGTGTAAAACTTAAAGCTGTTGTAGCCACACATGCACTGCTCTGTGTAACGCTCACACTCCGAGGGGAAACTTAAAGGGGAAAGTAAAATGgggtattaaaatgtataaaaaaacaaacaaacataccaaCCAGTACATATACAGTTATATTATACTTTTTTGTGACCTGGCTGCATTGTTTAATCTGTGCACTGTTAAACACTACAGAAAAATAGGAAGAGGAGGAGTAAATGCATAGTGCCAGCATTAAAAATCAAACTCAGAAGTACTGGGGATTGAAGTAATGAATTCTCAAGAACTAGTTCTTGAgacaatacacacaaaaataattccTGGCGTttttttttcaagatattgatccatatacaggaaataaacaaatctgtacAATACCTTCTATacggtttcttttaaacttGATGCTAGTGAAGTTTTATGTTAAACTTCACAAGTTCTGTAAACGAAGCACCCAGACACTGCTGCCTACGAAACCAGTGACAACAATCGGCCTTTCAGCTCAGATTGATCTCACTAATGCTATGCTATTATTACAAGCTGGCATTGACAATACTGACAGAGAGAGGATATGGACAATTGACTATCATTGCCTTAGCTACTTGCCTTACAACTCATAAAAGAAACCCTGAAACATACTGTTTGACCACTAGAATTATGCCTATTTTCATGAAAGAGGCACACAGAGGAGATTTGGAGCTGTGCCCTTTTCAGTTGTTAAATCTATCTCTTCAGAGATAATTCACATAATCTGTTTGGATATAAAGTCTCACAGCTTCCATTAAGACAGTATTGACATTATTACATAATGTGACAAATaataggctaataataataaactatatatttCCTTCAGTACCATTTATGATTATTTACCTTTCATTATAACAACGTCATTCTGTAGAGAAGTGGAATTCTGGCGCATATTCTGTATAGTTTTCAGTGTCAGAATCTGTGTCAAAACAATCATAAAAGCTGCAGGTATGAAAGCACCTAACAAGTATAATCATTTATATTTGCATGTAACTGGAAACTAAAGTGTTTAACATTTCGTTCACATTATACTTTTAATATGTTACACATTCTGGTTgtctggttttataataatttcTGTGTGCTCAACACAGAGTCTGGAAGCAATGGATAAACTGTCACTGggcatatatacactgatcagccgtaacattatgaccacctgcctaatattgtgtaggtcccccttttcgAGGCatagactccactagacctctgaaagtgtgctgtggtatctggcaccaagacgttagcagcagatcctttaagtcctgtaagttgcgaggtggggcctccatggatcagatttgtttgtccagcacatcccacagatgcttgattagattgagatctggggaatttggaggccaagtcaacacctttaactcgtgattcatcagaccaggccacctttttccattgttccgtggtccagttctgatgctcacgtgcccattgtaggcgctttcggcagtggacaggggtcagcatatgcaccctgactggtctgcggctacacagccccatacgcaacaaactgcgatgcactgtgtgttctgatgcCTTTCTATCAGagccagcattcactttttcagcaatttgagctacagtagctcgtctgttggatcggaccacacaggccagccttcgctccccacttgcatcagtgagccttggccgcccatgaccctgtcgccggttcaccgcttttccttccttggaccacttttgataggtactgaccactgcagaccgggaacaccccacaagagctgcagttttggagatgctctgacccaatcgtctagccatcacaatttggcccttgtcaaagtcgctcagatccttacgcttgcccgtttttcctgcttctaacacatcaactttgaggacacaatgttcacttgctgcctaatatatcccacccactgacatgtgccatgataacgagattatcaatgttattcacttcacctgtcagtggtcataatgttatggctgatgtatgtatgtgaatTAAATTATGCTTTAATATAAGATAATGTGTGTCTTCCTCAATATATAGCAATTGTCAAACTTGGTACACTATCAAATATTATAAGGGGACTAGGGGTTTGGGCAATCGGAGGCTGACATACCTCCCTTGTGTCACCAGTCCATACACATATCCCCATACACCCAAGATATACAATTGCGCGCTATACCTAGGGATACATTTTCTACTAACATTATTACATAAATAGTTGCATAACTGACAAGGATGATGTTTTCAATCATCTCCTAATTTTTAACTGCCAAGGTCAACAGATAAATATCCATACTCACTTCACTGTGTGATCACTAGCTTACACATGAATAAATACGATCttatctggaatactgtgtacagttctgggctccacacttcaagaaagatatcgctgctctagaggcagttcagaggagagcaaccagacttattccaggtctgaagggaatgtcctactgagagactgagggaactgaaccttttcaccctggaatagaggagactacgtgggggcttgattcaagtcttcaaaatcatgaagagtattgaccacatcaaaccagagaagcttttccagatcagcagggacacatgcacccggggacacaaaaggaaattgggcttcaaggcattcaaaacggaaaacaggagacacttctttacacagagagttgtcacaatctggaacaaactccccagcaatgtggtagaagctgaaagtttgggaacatttaaaaatagactggataggatccttgaatcacttacttattaatggacaccaaacgagcacgatgggtcaaatggcctcctctcgtttgtaaactttcttatgttcttatctgtCACTTGCAcaagattattttattaaatacatatttattggaATTTAGAAAAGATTCACATTTTTTTTGGATCCCTAGAAGTGACACAGTTCACTTGTTTCTGTAGGTACATCATAGCTTGAGGAACAGAGAGTTTTGAAGACATCTGACTTTAGTCAGACTTTAGTCAGTTCAAagtactgtattttgtactaTCAATATTATTGTGTCGTAGAGGCTTTGACGTACTATGGTACTGTAATAACACTGTAATCAAACTACCTGAAGCGTGTTATAAGTGCTAACCACATGACAAAAGCAGAGCTTAGACAGTCCCTAAAaagactgatttattttgccaacaAAAAGTCACATTTGAAACATAGTTAAGTGAGAGAACTTGATTTAGACAATTGAATATTGGGTATTCTGCATTTTGAATATAAACTGATGAAATATGTGAACAATTTAGAAAATTActtttttgattattattttaacagcaTGTATTATGGTGTTTATCAATTCAGGACTTTTGCTTTACCAAttgggaaacaaaaataaaattgttaatgtaaaaaaaaaaacatgatgccATGATTCCCCTTGAGAGCTGGATGGAAAACaaatctaattatatatatgcatacactaccgttcaaaagtctggggtcacttagaaatgtccttgttttccatgaaaacaaacatgaaatgagtttgaataggaaatatagtaaaATGAATAgtaaatatagtcattgacaaggttagaaataatgatttttaattgaaacaataattgtgtccttcaaactttgttttcatcaaagaatcctccatttgcaacAATTACAGCCTtacagacctttggcattctagctgtcaatttgttgaggtaatctgaagagatttcaccccatgcttcctgaagcacctcccacaagttggattggcctGATGTGCACTTCTTATGTACCATacagtcaagctgctcccacaacagctcaatatggttgagatccggtgactgtgttggccactccattatagacagaataccagctgactgcttcttccctaaatagttcttgcatagtttggagctgtgctttgggtcactgtcctgttgtaggaggaaattggctccaatcaagtgccgtccacagggtatggcatggacTTGCaaagtgatagccttccttcttcaagatccctttcaccctgtacaaatctcccactttaccaccaccaaagcacccccagaccatcacattgcctccaccatgcttgacagatggcgtcaaacactcctccagcatcttttcattcggtctgcgtctcacaaatgttcttctttgttaGCTGAACATTTCAAACTTAGATtcatctgtccataacacttttttccaatcttcctctgctcagtgtctgtgttttttttgcccatcttaatcttttatttttatcctgcatcccggagtcgcctcttcattgttgatgttgagactggtgttttgcgggtactatttaatgaagctgccagttgaggacctgtgaggtgcCTGTTTCttaaactagacactctaatgtatttgtcctcttgctcagttgtgcaccagggcctcccactcctctttctattctggttagagccagtttgcactgttctgtgaagggattggtacacagcgttgtacgagatcttcagtttcttggcaatttcttgcatggaatagccttaatTTCTCTGAATAAGAAtagactgacaagtttcagaacAAAGTTATTTGTTACTGGCCATTTTAAGCCTGTaatcaaacccacaattgctgatgctccagatactcaacaagtctaaagaaggccagttttattgcttctttaatcagcacaacagttttcagctgtgctaacataattacAAAAGGTTTTTCTAATGatcaacattaacaatgtctacactgtatttctgatcaatttgatgttattataAGCCatagtattttcaaatacataggctatatgtttaaaaaaaatgaatatttgaCATATCAGTTGCAGACAGTATAATGCCAGACAATGCAGCAGTAACATGAATTTATCCATGAAGGGATCCCAAAGCCATATATCCACCATCTTCACACATCAGCTTGTTCCCTGTGTGGGCCTGCTGTTCGGAGCACGGCTCATTAGATAATTCAAATACACAATCGTGATAGTGGTGCACATACCAGCTTCAGCATGTAACAGAGACCAGCTTGGACTGAACACACAATTGGGCCTTGCTTGATCTTCACATTATCAAGTTAATCAGATACTGGAAGCAAAACCTTTATCTTTTACTTAAACTAGAAAATCCCACTGAAGAGGGCAATCAGATTGGCTACTGTGGCAAGGGTCGCAAAGCCATCAATGCCtcccaaaataatatatttgctgcaaattacaaaatattaagCATTTCTTGATGCTGAGAACCCCTACCCTGTGActcttattttattgtttatgttaTGAAATCCAATCTTCCAGTAATCACAGCAGGAGAGGATGCAATCTGAGCAAAAGTATTAATTGGAAGAGAACGGAAAGTTTTCTTCTGAGAAGGATTGCCATTAACCAGCATTCACAGCTTCCCTCGGGACTGTGAACATGACCATATATAAGGAAAATGCATGGTAAAGTTTCATTATGAGTtgaatatttttgtatatttttggcCATGAAATTGGAAGAAAAAACTTTCATCCAAatgcattaacattttttttaatatatatttaaaatcaactGTTTTCTTGCCTGATTGACTCTGTGCTTGTGCAGCCATTTCGAAGGTAGAGTGGATGATTGTTGCTCAACTAATAATGATTCCAGTTGACATTGTATATAGATTACAAATACTGGTCTGAATTGGATTATATTTGACATTTCATAGATGATGGTGTCCTAATTCAGTTAACAGAACCGTGAAACTTCAAAGAATGAAGTGATTGAATTTTCTAAACCTTTTTAAACCgaaaataatgcatttctaCATCATCTGATGCTGCTGGTGAAACTTGTTAAACTGATAAACCTTGTACAAAGATATAAATAAACTAGTGTTTTCATGCTACATTATATGGTCTCTGTCTGAATAATATGGTGTTATGCTTTTATGAAACCTACTCCCACACAGGATTCGAAGCGCTGGCATTGGTCATTGTAGTAACTGTAAATCATGTTTGTGCAGCCaatcacttttcaggaaatgcttgtcaatttttttttttatgcagccaatcactgcAGAATACTCTTTATCAGTCATTTTTATGTGGCTAATTGGttcttcatttataaaataaggtggaatgcaaaaatgttttttgttcaaaGTTTAATACAGACAACAATGACCATAAGCCTTTGCCAAGATTTCTGCTTTTTTTGCTTCATGATATGGGCGAATTAGAGATTTCACTGTTTTAATTGCTGCGTTCATATTGAAAGGTTATCTGAATTGTTAATGAAGCTTTCAAattgcaatatttagtttgattttacagtgttgatttattttgtacgTTAATAGTTCTGTAGCAGTGAATTCCGTGCAGGAGATGATGTTGAGTGTGCAACAATCCCTACTGTTCTTccactttatttgtatttactgtttttttattattattagtgttacaCAGTTTAGAGCATACTACTggcatatttgttttcttctgctgAGCCTTTATGAAATCACAGATTAAATTGAGTGGAAGATAATAGAACAGTAAGGATTGTTGCACACTCAACAACATCTCCTGCATAGTACAAGGCTACTCACCAGACTCATGTAGTAAAGTGCAAAACAGACTTGAGTAAATTGCAACATACTGAAAACCATGTAATAACTGGGGATGATCCCGTGGATAGTACGGAGCTCCCTACTAAACTAGTATGCTAGCGAAGTACCAATTGCAACAAACTTGACTGCTGAAATCCCCAATCTCCAGCTCAGCACTAAACATTTAATCAATTGCACCAAACTCAAAATAATAGCTTCTGCCCTCTAGAGCACAGGACTAACTTAGTCTAACAGTTTCTAAAGACTAAACATTTTAATACCGCACCAAGTGAACAATGGAACACATCTGAAAGTCCAAACATGTACTGCCAGCTATATATTGCTGAAATGCACACGCATATAAGTGTATAATTGCTGaaaggcacacacacatacatgcaaacatacatatacattaatatgttGTTTTACACTCAATACCAACaaccacattttaaaatgacaaattattaaaatatatcacataagatttataaaatgtacatattggacatttatttatagtAAAGTAATACATATATTACATATCATAAAACCATAGATTCAATTCACAATACGTTATGCTACCTATTTATTGGCTTCCAGTGCCCAACAATTGCCATATCAAACAATTTAGTCACTTAGGAAAATTCATATTCAAAGCTGctttacaatttattttcatggCATTGTACCAGGTATAATATTGTTTATGTAGTCAGTTATGTAGGCCTGATATGGGTTTAAGCATGCATTTAAACACACAAATTATATAATACTTAGGTATACATATTTACCTATTTATAACACTGTAATGAGATATATTAggttttaaagtttttaaataaaataaaatctcattaaaacaaaattctctctgtAAAGAAAGCATTTCCAAGTCCCAGCAGATGGCCAATAGTAATAGTAAGTTTTCGATACAATgacatttcaatacaattaaataatccCATCACCTGCATGAAGTTCGTTGTAATCAAATATGAGCTATATTAGGTTACTTGTACTAATAACCAAAATGTTCTCATCCTGAGGTGTGTGCCccctttcagtttttgtttagcAACAAAACACTGAATCCTGAGTTCTGTACTGTGCAGGGGATCACCTGGTCTACAGTTTTCTCTGGAAGTATTTTATCATTGAAATTGAGCGGGCAGCTGGGGATGATCTTGAGATAGGACCATACTAGCTAGTATGCAGCTCTGTACTAACTCTGCATTTGACACAGTTATTAATAGGATTGTTTTCTTAAAGATCTCCAAAAATCCCATTGAGCAAAATCTGTGAAGTgtttttaaagcaaacaaataaaacaaaatctcaggggttatatttaataaataaatacaataataaaaacattatttaaaataaataaacgcaaTATGCTATACGCAAGAAACAGCATATAGaacttaaatatttttttctttaaaaatggcTCTCCCCTTTGTCCCAGGAAGAAGATGCATTGCTGATTGAAGAGAAGATTAAGTGGGGGGATGGCTTTCTCATTGTGTACTCGGTGACAGACAGGTGCAGCTTTGACGAGGTGATGAGACTATGCTTCCTGGTCAACCACATTCACTCTGGCTCTCGAAAGGGGAGTAGTGATCCTCCTCCAACCGTCATTGTGGCCAACAAGAAGGACCTCCAGTATGATAGGATGGTGACTACTGAGGACGGAGAGTCACTGTCCAAGGGGCTCAAACTTCCCTTCTTTGAAATCTCAGCCAGGGACAGCTGGGAGGAGACAGCAACTGTCTTCCACACACTTTACGGGGAAATGATGAAACAGCTTACCTCTTCACCAACATCTTTCAGGAAGAGAACTGTTTCCAAGTTGATGGAGAAGATCCCCAAAATCAATTCCAACTCCACACTTGGATCAACAGGCAGAAGCTTCAGTTTTG
The genomic region above belongs to Amia ocellicauda isolate fAmiCal2 chromosome 4, fAmiCal2.hap1, whole genome shotgun sequence and contains:
- the LOC136747816 gene encoding ras-related and estrogen-regulated growth inhibitor — protein: MTTNFTLPRPLRRSGSLPSSRTVRIVVLGQGAVGKTAMTVRFITKRFIGEYDPTLETIYRHEATVSGDVVHFEILDTAGQEEDALLIEEKIKWGDGFLIVYSVTDRCSFDEVMRLCFLVNHIHSGSRKGSSDPPPTVIVANKKDLQYDRMVTTEDGESLSKGLKLPFFEISARDSWEETATVFHTLYGEMMKQLTSSPTSFRKRTVSKLMEKIPKINSNSTLGSTGRSFSFGSFRDFLSD